One window of Desulfobacca acetoxidans DSM 11109 genomic DNA carries:
- a CDS encoding patatin-like phospholipase family protein codes for MAAKLIQRLVGLLLVLIWYTGCAHYPLNQQSFSFDKQAGYRFDNLQPGPRNTDSLFICLTFSGGGTRAAALAYGILEELQQTRIRVNGAEKSLLDEVDCISSVSGGSFTSAYYGLFREKLFDQFRPKFLERNIQGALTARLLNPFNLLRIASPWFSRIDLAVELYDRDLFEGAAFSRLEENGRPFIIINATNLGPGRRFDHTQDYFDALGSRLDDYQVSRAVAASSAFPFLLSPISLKNYPTAEGYEPPWWYKGALAPEDMFSRRYAAAKNLNVYLDKHNEYIHLMDGGLSDNIGVRAILEAYDHGFIRKRINQGLIKELVLIVVNARTESEDRISRKSIPPGILTVAEKTATIAMDNFSFESTDRTRSTLSERVQTQVDLEECRRLLAEHCPKAPRPEPFKADIDPYVVEINFEAASLLPGEDPRYYLDLPTSFKLTKEQVEKLTAIGPKLLRASPYYQCLLKVLQAEAQGLPRPADCPIGAGIR; via the coding sequence ATGGCGGCGAAGCTCATACAACGTCTGGTCGGCCTCCTGCTGGTTCTTATCTGGTACACCGGCTGCGCTCATTATCCGCTTAACCAGCAGAGTTTCAGCTTTGATAAACAGGCGGGCTACCGTTTCGACAACCTCCAGCCGGGTCCCAGGAATACAGATTCTCTCTTCATCTGTCTGACGTTTTCCGGTGGCGGGACGCGTGCCGCGGCGTTGGCCTATGGTATTCTGGAAGAACTGCAGCAGACCCGCATCCGGGTCAATGGTGCAGAAAAGAGTCTTTTGGATGAGGTGGACTGTATTTCTTCGGTTTCCGGAGGTTCTTTTACTTCGGCCTACTACGGCCTGTTTCGGGAGAAACTGTTTGATCAGTTCCGCCCAAAGTTCCTGGAGCGCAATATCCAGGGAGCGCTGACGGCCAGGCTCCTGAATCCCTTCAATCTGCTGCGGATTGCCTCCCCCTGGTTCAGTAGAATTGATCTGGCAGTCGAATTATATGATCGTGATCTCTTTGAGGGAGCCGCTTTTTCCCGGCTGGAAGAAAACGGCCGCCCCTTTATCATCATCAATGCCACCAACTTGGGGCCGGGTCGGCGTTTTGACCATACCCAGGATTACTTTGACGCCCTCGGCTCACGTCTGGATGATTATCAGGTATCCCGTGCCGTGGCGGCTTCTTCCGCCTTTCCATTCCTGTTAAGTCCTATCAGCCTGAAGAACTATCCGACGGCAGAAGGATATGAACCCCCGTGGTGGTATAAGGGGGCTCTGGCGCCTGAGGATATGTTCAGCCGCCGCTATGCCGCCGCCAAGAACCTGAACGTTTATTTAGATAAACATAATGAGTATATCCACCTGATGGATGGCGGGCTGTCCGATAATATCGGCGTAAGGGCGATTCTTGAGGCCTACGATCATGGTTTCATCCGAAAAAGGATCAATCAGGGTCTGATCAAAGAATTAGTGCTGATCGTCGTCAACGCCCGCACCGAGAGCGAAGACCGGATAAGCCGGAAGAGCATCCCCCCGGGGATCCTTACGGTGGCGGAAAAAACCGCCACGATTGCCATGGATAATTTCAGCTTTGAGAGCACCGATCGCACCCGTTCAACCCTGTCCGAACGGGTGCAGACTCAAGTAGATCTGGAAGAGTGCCGTCGCCTGCTGGCGGAGCACTGCCCCAAAGCGCCCAGACCGGAACCATTCAAAGCCGACATCGATCCATACGTAGTGGAGATCAATTTCGAAGCCGCATCCTTGCTTCCCGGAGAAGACCCGCGCTATTACCTGGATTTGCCCACTTCCTTCAAATTGACCAAGGAACAGGTGGAAAAATTGACCGCCATCGGGCCCAAACTCCTGCGGGCCTCGCCGTATTACCAGTGTCTACTCAAGGTACTCCA
- a CDS encoding PEGA domain-containing protein yields the protein MSYEYLVVKFPQQRPVLLNGEPMGETNVKLELEGGSYEVTLGPPPDFKPEKHQIDLRHTAASRPLRIEFEVI from the coding sequence ATGTCATATGAATACCTGGTGGTAAAGTTTCCACAGCAAAGGCCGGTGTTGCTCAATGGCGAACCCATGGGCGAGACCAACGTGAAACTCGAGCTGGAGGGGGGCAGCTATGAAGTTACTTTGGGACCGCCGCCCGATTTCAAGCCGGAGAAACACCAGATTGATCTTCGCCATACCGCAGCCTCAAGACCCCTGAGGATCGAGTTTGAGGTTATCTAA
- the gmk gene encoding guanylate kinase, producing MAGQIFVVSGASGSGKTSLVRALQESDAKLGFSVSYTTRKPRSGEVHGEDYFFVKLDEFQQLIQDGLLIEYVKQFGNYYGTSRPWIEEALKGGQDLLFDVEIHGAKALKNHFPQGKYIFILPPSLTELERRLRQRGSLPETELRQRLARVRQEVKQITWYDYLIINDDFNEAVLQLQAVIIAARSETSQVWPAIRHAWD from the coding sequence ATGGCCGGTCAGATCTTCGTTGTCTCCGGTGCCTCCGGTTCCGGCAAGACCTCTTTAGTGCGGGCCTTGCAAGAAAGCGATGCTAAATTAGGGTTTTCCGTTTCCTATACCACCCGCAAACCCCGGTCGGGGGAAGTACATGGCGAAGATTATTTCTTTGTTAAGTTAGATGAATTTCAACAATTAATCCAGGACGGCCTCCTTATCGAATATGTCAAACAGTTCGGCAATTACTACGGCACCTCTCGCCCCTGGATCGAAGAGGCCCTCAAAGGCGGACAGGATCTGCTTTTCGACGTGGAAATTCATGGAGCTAAGGCGCTCAAGAACCATTTCCCCCAGGGAAAGTATATTTTTATCCTCCCCCCGTCACTGACCGAACTAGAGCGAAGGCTGCGTCAACGGGGCAGTCTTCCCGAAACCGAGCTTCGCCAGCGTCTGGCACGCGTCCGGCAAGAAGTGAAGCAGATCACCTGGTATGATTATCTCATCATCAACGATGATTTTAATGAAGCTGTCTTACAGTTGCAGGCCGTGATCATCGCCGCCCGTTCCGAGACATCGCAGGTCTGGCCAGCCATCCGGCATGCCTGGGACTAA
- a CDS encoding DUF370 domain-containing protein, with amino-acid sequence MVQKDSSLINIGFGNTVVVTRIVAIVTPNSAPMKRLREEAKNEQRLIDATHGRKTRAIVITDSNHVILSAVQPETLAQRFFGENTSSRGNKEL; translated from the coding sequence ATGGTTCAAAAAGATTCGTCTCTCATTAATATCGGCTTTGGCAATACCGTGGTCGTCACCCGCATCGTGGCCATTGTCACCCCAAACTCGGCTCCTATGAAACGTTTACGGGAGGAGGCCAAAAATGAGCAGCGTCTCATTGATGCCACTCATGGCCGGAAGACGCGGGCCATTGTCATTACCGACAGCAATCACGTCATTCTTTCGGCAGTGCAGCCCGAGACCCTGGCCCAGCGATTTTTTGGGGAAAACACTTCCTCCCGAGGCAACAAGGAGTTGTAG
- a CDS encoding YicC/YloC family endoribonuclease, whose amino-acid sequence MIKSMTAFGRGEAEGAGARIVAELRTLNHRFLDLHLRLPRSLNPLEDRLRKLVSENITRGRLELSVSLEYLGQSPRTLVLDRTLLQEAASVLAEIQNTLSLPQPWSWEQLLSFPEVVSLQERTPADYEALWSVLACATQQALDIVNTMRRQEGEYLKRELIQRLTSIEQQVEVISQRAAMIPQLYRDRLTARLAQLLPEGNSVDPQRLAQEVALLADRSDIAEELARLLCHIQQFQLTLEAEASIGRKLDFLLQEMNREINTIGSKAGEALISRAVIEIKSESERLREQVQNLE is encoded by the coding sequence ATGATTAAAAGTATGACAGCCTTTGGGCGGGGAGAGGCAGAGGGTGCTGGGGCCAGGATTGTCGCAGAGCTACGTACCCTCAATCATAGGTTTTTAGACCTGCACCTGCGGCTGCCGCGTTCTCTCAACCCACTCGAAGACCGGCTGCGGAAGCTGGTTTCGGAAAACATTACCCGCGGACGGCTGGAGCTCAGCGTCTCCCTGGAATATCTCGGCCAGAGTCCCCGTACCCTGGTTTTGGATCGTACTCTTCTGCAGGAGGCGGCCTCGGTGCTGGCCGAAATTCAAAACACACTTTCTCTTCCCCAACCCTGGAGTTGGGAGCAGCTCCTAAGTTTTCCAGAAGTAGTCTCGCTCCAGGAGCGGACCCCGGCTGACTATGAGGCCCTCTGGTCGGTGTTGGCCTGCGCCACCCAGCAGGCCTTGGACATCGTGAACACCATGCGCCGCCAGGAAGGGGAGTATCTCAAAAGAGAGCTGATCCAGCGATTGACCAGCATCGAGCAGCAGGTGGAAGTTATCAGCCAGCGGGCAGCCATGATCCCTCAACTCTATCGGGATCGGCTGACAGCCAGACTGGCCCAACTCCTGCCCGAAGGCAACTCGGTAGACCCTCAGCGACTGGCTCAGGAAGTGGCTCTGCTGGCCGACCGGTCCGATATCGCCGAGGAGCTTGCCCGCCTTCTCTGTCATATCCAACAGTTTCAGCTCACCCTTGAGGCAGAGGCTTCGATAGGGCGTAAACTGGATTTTCTGTTGCAAGAGATGAATCGAGAGATTAACACCATAGGCTCCAAAGCAGGTGAGGCGCTCATCTCCAGGGCAGTAATCGAAATCAAGAGCGAATCGGAGCGCCTACGGGAACAGGTACAAAATCTGGAATAA
- a CDS encoding DUF4416 family protein translates to MSLPSRPLPVKPLVSLIFSQPALETAVFRDLAAFLGPPDMVSAWLHFHQTGYYAPEMGLNLQRRLAVFLHLADPSDLCHWKACTNDLERRFSLSGRRLVNLDPGYLSRERLVLATGKNYTHRLYLGQGFYGEVTLIYQKGSWRALPWTYPDYASEPLRGFFTQARQKYLWQLRQLARKVEVEEKAPENLP, encoded by the coding sequence ATGAGTCTTCCAAGTCGGCCGCTGCCGGTCAAGCCTCTGGTCAGTCTGATTTTTTCGCAACCGGCTCTGGAGACTGCAGTCTTCCGTGATCTGGCTGCTTTTTTAGGGCCCCCAGATATGGTCAGCGCCTGGCTGCATTTTCATCAGACCGGATATTATGCCCCTGAGATGGGTCTCAATCTGCAGCGCCGTTTGGCAGTCTTCCTGCATCTGGCAGATCCCTCAGATCTCTGCCACTGGAAGGCCTGCACTAATGACCTGGAACGCCGGTTCTCTCTGAGCGGCCGTAGATTAGTGAACCTGGACCCAGGCTACCTGAGCCGGGAGCGATTGGTCCTGGCTACTGGAAAAAACTATACCCATCGCCTTTATTTGGGGCAGGGCTTTTATGGTGAGGTAACCCTGATCTACCAAAAAGGCTCCTGGCGGGCGCTGCCCTGGACCTATCCGGATTATGCCAGCGAACCGCTGCGAGGGTTTTTCACTCAGGCCCGGCAGAAGTACCTCTGGCAACTGCGTCAATTGGCCAGAAAGGTGGAGGTGGAAGAGAAAGCTCCCGAAAACCTCCCATGA
- the cbiB gene encoding adenosylcobinamide-phosphate synthase CbiB, which yields MGCKLILAYLLDLALGDPPSWPHPVRWLGRLIVHLEDPLRRTFANPRLAGVVLAICVVGAAAGGTIIALQLVSSQPPSIRLAVEVWLIYGALSLQDLVNHARAVHRPLCQGDLPGAREALAKIVGRETGQLSEAGVIRATVETIAENTVDGVLSPLFYTTLGGPVLVWIFKAVSTLDSMVGYKNVRYREYGWAGARLDDIFNWLPARLSGGFITVAARLAGLDWRQTWKIFRRDGRLHASPNAGWPEAAMSGALGLRLGGPNVYHGRLVDKPWLGEACREPDREDILKAIRLLYITGALAVLCLTLVSTAIKWY from the coding sequence GTGGGATGTAAGCTGATTTTGGCTTATCTCCTGGATCTGGCCTTGGGCGACCCTCCCTCCTGGCCGCATCCGGTGCGCTGGCTGGGCCGACTCATTGTTCACTTGGAAGATCCACTGCGGCGGACCTTCGCCAATCCGCGGTTGGCGGGCGTTGTTCTGGCTATCTGTGTAGTCGGCGCGGCCGCCGGAGGAACGATTATTGCGCTTCAGCTCGTCTCTTCCCAGCCTCCCAGCATCAGGTTGGCAGTTGAGGTCTGGCTGATTTACGGGGCTCTATCCCTCCAGGACTTGGTCAACCATGCCCGGGCAGTGCACCGGCCTTTATGTCAAGGCGATCTGCCTGGGGCAAGAGAGGCTTTGGCCAAGATCGTCGGCCGGGAGACGGGGCAACTTTCTGAAGCTGGAGTTATTCGCGCTACGGTGGAAACCATCGCGGAAAACACCGTTGACGGCGTCCTCTCACCTCTATTCTATACCACTTTGGGCGGCCCGGTCCTGGTGTGGATCTTCAAGGCTGTCAGCACCCTGGATTCCATGGTGGGATATAAAAACGTGCGGTATCGTGAATACGGCTGGGCCGGAGCCCGGTTGGATGATATCTTTAACTGGCTGCCCGCCCGCCTCAGCGGTGGTTTTATCACTGTAGCAGCCCGGCTGGCCGGCCTGGATTGGCGTCAGACCTGGAAAATTTTTCGGCGCGATGGCCGTCTCCACGCCAGCCCCAACGCTGGTTGGCCCGAGGCTGCGATGAGCGGAGCGCTGGGTCTTCGCTTGGGCGGCCCGAACGTTTATCACGGCAGACTGGTGGATAAGCCTTGGTTAGGAGAAGCCTGCCGGGAACCTGATCGGGAAGACATTCTCAAGGCCATACGCCTGCTCTACATCACCGGCGCCCTCGCCGTCCTTTGCTTAACCTTGGTTTCAACGGCGATAAAATGGTATTGA